In the Alistipes provencensis genome, GGGCTATAAGGCCGAGAACGACGCCTCGACGCTCGATTACGAACCCTCGTCCTACGAGGAGGAGGTGATCCTCGACACGCTGAAACGGATTCTCGCCGAGGACCCCGAAAAGTGGCACCGCACGGTAGCCGAGTGGAAGGGCGTGAGCGAGGAGACCACCACGGGCGTACACCGCCTCTACCAGATGATGGAAGCGGGCGAACTGCTCGTTCCGGCCATCAACGTCAACGATTCGTGCACCAAGTCGAAGTTCGACAACCTCTACGGCTGCCGCGAATCGCTGGCCGACGGCATCAAGCGCGCCACGGACGTGATGATCGCCGGCAAGGTGGTGGTCGTGTGCGGTTACGGCGACGTGGGCAAGGGCTGCGCCCGTTCGATGCGCTCCTACGGCGCCCGGGTGATCGTTACGGAGATCGACCCCATCTGCGCCTTGCAGGCCGCGATGGAGGGCTTCGAGGTGAAGACCGTGGAGAGTGCGCTCGCCGAGGGCAACATCTACGTCACCTGCACCGGCAACTGCGACATCATCACGCTGGAGCACATGGAGAAGATGCGCGATCAGGCCATTGTCTGCAACATCGGGCACTTCGACAACGAGATACAGATGGCGCGCCTCGAGAAATCGGCGGCCGTGCGGATGAACATCAAACCGCAGGTCGACAAGTTCACCTTTCCCGACGGACATTCGATCTTCATTCTGGCCGAAGGCCGTCTGGTGAATCTCGGATGCGCCACGGGACACCCCTCGTTCGTGATGTCCAACTCCTTCAC is a window encoding:
- the ahcY gene encoding adenosylhomocysteinase — its product is MYLDLTLPYKVADMSLAEWGRKEIEISEHEMPGLMAVRRKYGPRKPLKGVRVMGSLHMTIQTAVLIETLVELGADVRWCSCNIFSTQDHAAAAIAATGVPVFAWKGETLPEYWWCTAMALSFPGGKGPQLIVDDGGDATLLIHKGYKAENDASTLDYEPSSYEEEVILDTLKRILAEDPEKWHRTVAEWKGVSEETTTGVHRLYQMMEAGELLVPAINVNDSCTKSKFDNLYGCRESLADGIKRATDVMIAGKVVVVCGYGDVGKGCARSMRSYGARVIVTEIDPICALQAAMEGFEVKTVESALAEGNIYVTCTGNCDIITLEHMEKMRDQAIVCNIGHFDNEIQMARLEKSAAVRMNIKPQVDKFTFPDGHSIFILAEGRLVNLGCATGHPSFVMSNSFTNQCLAQMELWQENLEIGVYRIPKHLDEEVARLHLDNLGVELTHLTPKQADYIGVPEEGPYKADHYRY